A genomic window from Maylandia zebra isolate NMK-2024a linkage group LG20, Mzebra_GT3a, whole genome shotgun sequence includes:
- the lemd1 gene encoding LEM domain-containing protein 1 isoform X2, translating to MPFVEEPAHLSKSRLKSDLVAHNVALPPAAGKKAVYVELHLKHIDQKNAADFSSDEEDRAGDDKKDPEDAEMPVPSCLTDEDLKATLRKHGVKPGPITASTRVLYERKLHKLLQSDRCERLNEADKAILYSDSEEEERQQEKDEDLGSEKQPDPSDQTQQESSQPPQEPVKDAFKDILPDSKTTPTGIYVTRRRPIKGAAQRPVQYSYPDSPVSPMTQQRREVERYLVPIHIQILVFIIVACVLYLIYVNVEDSLSYWSYGEDRLLVQAESQDADVDYAQD from the exons ATGCCGTTTGTGGAGGAGCCCGCCCATCTCTCTAAATCTCGTCTAAAGTCGGATTTAGTCGCTCATAACGTCGCGCTGCCACCTGCAGCGGGCAAAAAGGCAGTGTATGTGGAGCTGCACCTCAAACACATTGATCAGAAAAACGCGGCGGATTTCTCCAGCGACGAGGAGGACCGTGCAGGAGAT GACAAGAAAGATCCAGAGGATGCAGAGATGCCTGTTCCAagttgtctgactgatgagGACCTCAAGGCCACATTACGCAAACATGGTGTTAAACCTGGGCCTATAACTG CCTCCACTAGGGTCTTGTATGAAAGAAAACTCCATAAACTGCTACAGTCTGACAGATGTGAAAGGTTGAATGAAGCAGACAAAGCCATACTGTACTCTGACTCTGAAGAGGAGGAAAGGCAGCAGGAGAAAGATGAAGACTTGG GTTCAGAAAAACAACCTGACCCTTCAGACCAAACCCAACAAGAGAGCAGCCAG CCTCCCCAGGAACCTGTGAAAGATGCTTTCAAGGACATCCTTCCAGACAGTAAGACCACTCCGACAGGGATCTA cgtcactcgaCGGAGACCCATCAAGGGTGCCGCACAGAGACCTGTCCAGTATTCCTACCCTGACAGTCCTGTGAGTCCCATGACCCAGCAGAGACGGGAGGTGGAGCGCTATCTTGTACCCATTCACATACAGATTTTAGTTTTCATAATTGTAGCATGTGTCCTGTACCTTATTTATGTTAATGTTGAGGACAGTCTAAGCTATTGGTCATACGGTGAGGACAGGCTTCTGGTTCAGGCAGAGTCACAGGACGCAGATGTTGACTATGCACAGGATTAA
- the LOC112433963 gene encoding N-fatty-acyl-amino acid synthase/hydrolase PM20D1.2 — MTESGSKLRIFKFLKIIISSLLITVLLLFTIAAIRTLSLDVNAGLQLAHWEKTNNKSLVIDHHQREELLANFKEAIRIPTVSFSNTESNTTALHEFDRFLRKAFPTVFSSSLVHHELVANYSHLFWVKGSQPELVPYMLLAHIDVVPASESDGWEAPPFSAKEIDGFIYGRGTIDDKNNLMGILQALEYLLLKGYAPRRGFYIGLGHDEEINGLNGAMNIVRILKQRGVQLLFVMDEGLTISDGIIPGLEGPAALIGLSEKGQAAIKLSVSVAPGHSSMPPRETSIGILATAIKRLEDNPMPRLFGYGPEGDTFEHLAHKFSLPLKFIMSNLWLFSPLLSRILERKPVSNAFVRTTTAVTFFNAGVKINVIPSLAEAYVNLRIHSAQSVQEVLDIIKDTVGDQRVKVELVDGFDPLPISGADDKAFGFQIIKKTVLDLFPTVTVAPGICIGNTDSRHFVDLTKNIYRFSPAWFKPGDPERFHGINERISTKNYEEMIVFYFNLIQNCDIRKLPEPHSSVHEL; from the exons ATGACTGAGTCGGGTTCAAAGTTAAGAATATTTAAGTTTTTAAAGATAATTATTAGCAGCTTGCTTATTACAGTCCTGCTGTTATTTACAATAGCGGCTATCAGGACTCTTTCACTGGACGTTAACGCCGGACTTCAACTCGCACACTGGGAAAAGACGAATAACAAATCGCTCGTCATTGACCACCATCAGAGAGAGGAGCTCCTAGCAAATTTTAAAG AGGCAATCCGCATCCCCACCGTGTCATTCTCAAATACAGAAAGCAACACCACTGCGCTGCATGAATTTGACAGATTCCTCCGAAAAG ccTTCCCTACAGTTTTCTCTTCTAGCTTGGTTCATCATGAATTGGTGGCAAACTACAGCCACTTGTTTTGGGTGAAAGGATCACAGCCTGAACTGGTGCCATACATGCTGCTGGCCCACATTGATGTAGTACCTGCTTCAGAGTCAGATGGTTGGGAAGCGCCACCATTTTCTGCAAAGGAGATCGATGGCTTCATCTACGGCAGAGGAACCATAGATGACAAAAACAATCTAATG GGAATACTTCAGGCGCTGGAGTACTTGCTGTTAAAGGGCTATGCTCCACGCAGGGGATTTTACATCGGTCTTGGTCATGATGAAGAA ATCAATGGTCTCAATGGAGCGATGAACATAGTGCGTATTCTGAAGCAACGTGGTGTCCAGCTGTTGTTTGTCATGGATGAGGGCCTGACTATATCTGATGGAATCATTCCTGGTCTTGAAGGACCTGCTGCTCT AATTGGGTTAAGTGAAAAAGGCCAGGCTGCTATAAAGCTTAGTGTGTCTGTGGCCCCTGGTCACTCCTCGATGCCTCCCAGGGAAACTAGCATTGGGATCTTAGCCACAGCAATCAAAAG ACTAGAGGACAACCCAATGCCGAGGTTATTTGGTTATGGTCCTGAAGGTGACACCTTTGAGCATCTGGCCCACAAG TTCAGTTTACCACTAAAGTTCATAATGTCGAATTTGTGGCTCTTCTCTCCGCTCCTTAGCAG GATACTTGAAAGAAAACCAGTATCTAATGCATTTGTAAGGACTACCACAGCAGTCACCTTTTTTAATGCAGGAGTAAAG ATAAATGTTATTCCTTCCCTTGCTGAAGCTTATGTAAATCTACGAATTCACTCAGCGCAGTCGGTACAAGAG GTACTGGACATCATCAAGGATACGGTGGGCGACCAGCGAGTGAAGGTAGAACTTGTTGATGGATTTGACCCTCTACCCATCAGCGGTGCTGATGACAAGGCCTTTGGCTTCCAAATTATTAAGAAAACGGTGCTGGACTTGTTTCCAAcagttacagttgctccag GTATCTGTATTGGAAACACAGACAGTCGACACTTCGTCGAcctgaccaaaaatatttatcggTTTTCCCCGGCTTGGTTTAAGCCAGGTGACCCTGAGAG ATTCCATGGCATCAATGAAAGGATTTCCACTAAGAACTACGAGGAGATGATTGTTTTTTACTTCAATTTGATCCAGAACTGTGACATTAGGAAGCTCCCTGAGCCCCACAGCTCTGTCCATGAACTCTAA
- the lemd1 gene encoding LEM domain-containing protein 1 isoform X1, with protein MPFVEEPAHLSKSRLKSDLVAHNVALPPAAGKKAVYVELHLKHIDQKNAADFSSDEEDRAGDDKKDPEDAEMPVPSCLTDEDLKATLRKHGVKPGPITASTRVLYERKLHKLLQSDRCERLNEADKAILYSDSEEEERQQEKDEDLGSEKQPDPSDQTQQESSQNHIFYPQCFLPSSRLRPCPPRNTRCSSNWNSRNALKSSERSQSQCSQIISTSAADHHTRLGSTVLPRSKSTDDSSLSSQYFSITQMVEEMENSSSRSVTDNACEFNGTSVQENWAQSDGPPQEPVKDAFKDILPDSKTTPTGIYVTRRRPIKGAAQRPVQYSYPDSPVSPMTQQRREVERYLVPIHIQILVFIIVACVLYLIYVNVEDSLSYWSYGEDRLLVQAESQDADVDYAQD; from the exons ATGCCGTTTGTGGAGGAGCCCGCCCATCTCTCTAAATCTCGTCTAAAGTCGGATTTAGTCGCTCATAACGTCGCGCTGCCACCTGCAGCGGGCAAAAAGGCAGTGTATGTGGAGCTGCACCTCAAACACATTGATCAGAAAAACGCGGCGGATTTCTCCAGCGACGAGGAGGACCGTGCAGGAGAT GACAAGAAAGATCCAGAGGATGCAGAGATGCCTGTTCCAagttgtctgactgatgagGACCTCAAGGCCACATTACGCAAACATGGTGTTAAACCTGGGCCTATAACTG CCTCCACTAGGGTCTTGTATGAAAGAAAACTCCATAAACTGCTACAGTCTGACAGATGTGAAAGGTTGAATGAAGCAGACAAAGCCATACTGTACTCTGACTCTGAAGAGGAGGAAAGGCAGCAGGAGAAAGATGAAGACTTGG GTTCAGAAAAACAACCTGACCCTTCAGACCAAACCCAACAAGAGAGCAGCCAG AATCACATTTTTTACCCACAGTGCTTTTTACCCTCATCAAGGCTG CGCCCTTGTCCTCCTAGGAACACAAGATGTAGTTCCAACTGGAATTCACGGAATGCGTTAAAGTCTTCAGAGCGGAGTCAATCTCAGTGCTCACAGATTATTAGCACATCTGCTGCAGATCACCACACACGATTAGGATCAACG GTTCTACCTAGATCAAAGTCCACTGATGACTCATCACTTTCTTCTCAATACTTCAGCATCACTCAAATGGTTGAGGAG ATGGAGAATTCGAGCTCACGGTCTGTCACAGACAATGCGTGCGAGTTCAATGGGACCAGTGTGCAGGAAAACTGGGCACAGTCAGACGGG CCTCCCCAGGAACCTGTGAAAGATGCTTTCAAGGACATCCTTCCAGACAGTAAGACCACTCCGACAGGGATCTA cgtcactcgaCGGAGACCCATCAAGGGTGCCGCACAGAGACCTGTCCAGTATTCCTACCCTGACAGTCCTGTGAGTCCCATGACCCAGCAGAGACGGGAGGTGGAGCGCTATCTTGTACCCATTCACATACAGATTTTAGTTTTCATAATTGTAGCATGTGTCCTGTACCTTATTTATGTTAATGTTGAGGACAGTCTAAGCTATTGGTCATACGGTGAGGACAGGCTTCTGGTTCAGGCAGAGTCACAGGACGCAGATGTTGACTATGCACAGGATTAA